The Hevea brasiliensis isolate MT/VB/25A 57/8 chromosome 9, ASM3005281v1, whole genome shotgun sequence nucleotide sequence ATTTAAGAGATTTATCATTCTAATTTTCACTTCATATTTTAAtgttaaccataacttggtccttaTTAATGAATTCTAATCCCTTCACTTTTCCCTTATGGAACTTCAGTATTCATTTTGATTTCAAATTATGGTGTTTAATTACTTGTATGAAAGTTTTTCagttccttctctctctcttataTGGAATTTAAGTGGCATGCCACTGCTTAGCAAAATTTCTTGAACATTTGTGTACTGAAAACTTGAATTTCTTGTTAACTCTAAAATCAAATGGTTTCACTTTTTAAGCCTTGATAGCTAAACATTGAATTATGTATGCCATAGCTAGAATAATTTTGATGTTGGACTGCAAATTAAAAGCATGGCATGAGATATCTGTTGGAATCCTATTAGATTGTAAATCCCTAAATTAAAGGGATTGTATTGtatttcttctttccttcttgTAGTTATCTTCCTCTTTTATTAGTTTCCtacaatatctagacttcttttaTATTCAGGAATGTTGTATATAAATAGGAAGAGTGCAAAAGgtaaatatatactaaaataaaaaacTCTTTTCTCCAAGAATTCTTctcaacatggtatcagagcatagccACCCTTTAGTGGCGTAATTTGCTTTTGAAAGGAACTAGGGTTTCTAAGTGCGTAAACTTCTAAGCGACCTGTAGAAGGAGATTGAGCTGTCACCACTTACCCTAGGAGGAAGCTCAACCTTCGATCGGTCTGTCACCAAAGACTCGTCACTGTCCAACGAAGTGTGTGGCCTCACACGCCGACACAAGATCTCAGTAGTCTTCCACGTGCTGGTAAGTGAGCCCCTCTTTCGGCCACTTTTTCTGGCCGAACCTTCTTTCGGTGGTCTCCCCTGACTATCGCACCTCTACCCAACCTGTTCCTCTCGCCTGGTTTGCACCTTGATACCTGGACCTATTTGTTTTTTACCCTATACTGCtacgtctttttttttttttttgtattgttATCCTACTGTTCCTTTTTCTGATGGTTGAGGGAAAAAAGGGAAATTTCAAAAACCAAGATAGGTACTATGACTGATAATCCTTCTTTACAAATCAATCTCATAAAGCTTGACAGTACTATCTATCTTGCATGGTCAAGATTTTGTTTGTTGGTCATTCAGGCTAGAGGACTGCATGGATATGCCATCGGGGATAAAACAAAACCGAAAGTTGAGAGTACCACTTATAGTCAATGGGAATCAAAGAATTCTCTTGTTTTTGTCTTGGCTTATAAATTTGATGCAACCTCAGATAGCCTGTGGATATTTGCTATTGAACAGTGCAGTAGCTATTTGGAATGCAGTCTCCCAAACTTATTCTCACATGGGCAATGATGGACAGATCTATGAGCTTCATAGTATGAAACAAAGAGAGATGATCATTGCTTAGTACTTTGCTGAACTAATTGGTTTGTGGTTGGAACCATAGTTATCAAAGGCTCAAGGCGCACCAAGGCGCTAAGGTGTCTTGGAGCCTAGGCGCAAGGCGCAGGCGCGCGCCCGAGAGAGTCAAGGCgcaagaataaaaaatatatattaaaaataaaaaaaattataattatgctATCACACCTCAAATAACATAAAACTATATAATAATAACTAACAAATATGCAAGTAATAATTAGTTTATAAtccaaaagagataaaaataaactACTAAAAGTTAAAAACACTAATAAGCaactaaaaattaaagtttaataaactAGCAAACTACTAAATGTTCAATCCACATCAATAGAAATATCAAaatcctcttcatcttcttcatcatcttcattaTTCTCTTCATACTCATCTTCCAAATCAACATCTTCTTCAACATCATCATTTTCTTCCTCGTCTTCAAGAAGTGAAGAAGGAGAGagcatgaaaagaaaaaaatgaaaaattgcagCTGCTGTAATAGTGCAGAAACCAGAacagagagagcatggcattggcagcaaaaaaaaaaaagatgcagaAGAAAAAAATGTAGAGTAGAAACAGTGCAGGAACAgtgaagaaaagagagagagagcatggcaGCAAAAAAAAAATGCAGAAAAAGAAAGTGCAGTGCAGAAACAGTGCAGGAACACtgcaggagagagagagagagagggggagagagagagagagagagagagagagagcatggcagtctaaaaaaaaaaaaaagagaagcagAAAAAGAATACCCAGcacaggagagagagagagagagagagagagagagagagagaaagcatggcattggcagcaaaaaaaaaaaaaaaaggaaacattgaaacagaaaaaaaaaaaatgcagcacAGGGGAAGAGTGCAGAGGAGagtgagaggagaagaagaagaagaagaagaagaagaagaagaataagaaaaaATACATGCCAGGTTTGTTTGACCGCTCCCTTCActcctcttcttctccttcttcttcttgttcttcttttcttcttttttttcctttttgctgGCTGCTGGCTGCTGGCTGCTGGacaaacttgaaaaaaaaaaaatcctagcaGCCTAGCACCTTGCCTCATTGGGGCGCGCCTCGCGCCTCGTGCCTCGGTGAGGTGGTGCGCCTTGGTTGTCCGAGGCGTTTGGGGCTGCGCCTGGTGCACCTTGCGCCTGAGGCGCGCTTGTGATCACAGTGGCTGGAACTAGACCATTACCAAGACTTTCAAGCCACCTGTATTACTGATActgttaaattccaaaaattaattgagaaagaACGGATCTATGACTTCCTTGCTGGGTTAAACATAGAGTATGATCAGATTTGGGTCCAAGTGCTTGGTAAGGATCCCATGCCTTCCCTAAGGCAAACTTATTCATATGTACAAGAGGAGGAAAGCAGGAGAAGTGTCATTATCCACTCTTTACCTACGGATAAGGTAGGGTTAGTAGTTGCTTCCTCTTGAGAATAGTCACATGTCTCTCTTAAGTGTCTATCAGATAAGGATCATTTACATTGTGATTACTGTGAAAAATCAAGGCATACAAAGGAACATTGCTGGAAGCTATATGGTTGCTCATCCAAAAGGCAAGGAGGTAAACGGATGAGCTCAGCAAGACAATAAGCAAATGTTTTTGAGATAGTGGATTTTTCTGAAAACAATGCTCCTACTGCCACCACTAGAATCTTCTCCAATGAAGAAGTACAATCCCTGAGACGTTTGCTATCATAGCTAGAATCTCAAACTGCCACAGTTGTCTCTTCTAATTTTGTTAAATGCCAAGTGGCAAACTTAGAttcaatcttgactttgatcatcttacatgattaaaagacaattggcaagcttatgtgtagttccatgtgtcaccatctcatggtgccacatgtcaccctgtgaaatgacaaaaatacccttgtatcttaattttgagttctcaacctaaaataattatttctcttcttctaatcaatttatatcaaatataaattaattaattaatctctattaattaatttctcataattaaatttatatttaaacacttttaaatataaatttaacttatactatacatccaataatctagatttggtttcaagccatgctagggactttgtaatttaattgcaaaccaaatctatttaattaatcaattaaactctttaattaattaattaaatcatcactaattggcaatgagatatgatatcaactcttaatatcatcagaactttcttactataaatgatttctctaaatcattttaggcacctcatagaccatggttaacacctagcatagcatgccatggccacccaattagtaataaagtttaccttaaatgaacttataatcatatgttaccatgcactagaatctctctgttacaaaatctcaattcgagctggagtcatggtttatgtcaaacttcatttgctatgaatattatgttttcttttaattccagttcttgattaaaaagattttctcatcagaaactcttttctgattaaatctatctgtcctggtcaggaacttgaaacatcacgaacaattaaatgaacataggattttatccttatttacttagggtaacagattccatcttgatcaacacctacctccatatataactagtaggaaccaacacatgactatatacccatacacagtacaagtatgaaagcagtatcaaactcaaatcatctatatacaagataactgtgctatctcaggtctaaatattatatgcactaatatgatttacgacaatacattgacaagagtaaacttcatgtgcttgtcataaatatcactggttcggcctacttatcatgcataagtgcttatcatgtttattatatggcataagactcaccattcgatcttatttatatctcatataaatacattgggaacaaacatgattacaatctttctggataagtcatgtccttattgtgaagtatcctcgattgtgaaccaatttatgatactttgtactagaaatactgtcactcatattcttagcaacttaagaatagaatttctaacaaaatatcaatggaccttttctattacacagaaatatattatgtaaatggaaaagtgaaaataccttttattaataaaacatgtacaagatacatactaaatgatatgctttagggcatactactaatagattTGCACCCAGTTTAATGCACAGGTCAAGATTCTAAGAACTGACAATGAGACAAAGTATATGAAGAAAGTCTTTCAGTCTTATTTAGAGTCTCATGAAATCCTACATCAAACTAGTTGTGTGAATTCAAGTGCATAAAATGGAGtatctgaaaggaaaaataggcATTTACTTGAAGTGGCTTGATCACTCATGCTTACAATGAACCTTTCCACGTCATATTGGGGGGATGTTGTTCTTTCTGCAGTATATCTTATTAATCGAATGCTCCTTCACACACTAAACTTTAAGACTCCTTTGGAAGTTCTTAAGGATAAGAATTCATATGCTATTCCTCCAAAGGTTTTTTGGTGTGTTTGCTTTGTTCATAGGTAACttcgcctaagtagtttgtgcttagccggtcccaagcccggataaaggaggagggttgcggtaggtgacaaccagcgtaaaaatttcgtcacaccctatgatatggattcaaatgatataaacgttggggcgtcctctactaacgacgcactacatcggagcccggtgtagtgataaatatgcaagggtgtagggcgttcaccgaaagcgacacgccatgccggcgcccgggtgtggtgttaagtgagcaagggttcccacatcatggacgggtgtgggtaaagaagttagtccataggacagatagtaaagcaaatagtggaacagaacacaagatagacatagaaaataatagaagatatcatagaaggagaccaattaggaaggagcaggataggaggagtatcagggttggtacttggaatattggatcacttacaggaaaattaatggagcttgtggataccttggaaaggagaagggtgaatattgcttgcattcaggagactaaataggtaggagagaaaagcaaggaagtgggtaattcagggtacaaactgtggtttaccggaaaggagagaaacaagaacggagtgggtatatcatagacagaacattgaaagacgcagtagtagctgtgaaaagagtaggagatagaattatactagtaaagctagtactagaaggagaaacaataaatatagttagtgcttatgccccataaataggactagacagtgagagtaaacaaaggttttgggaagatatggatgatttaatgcaaagcataccgaatgaagagaatgttttcattggtggagatttgaatggacatgtaggaagtgatagacaaggttatgagaatgttcatggaggttttggttttggcagtcaaaatgaggagggaaaaagcatcctggattttgctatggcatacgacctaatactagcaaatacctactttataaaaagagtcacatttagtgactttcaaaagtgggcaacatagaagccaaatcgacttcctcttaaccaggaagacaaatagagctctatgcaaggattgcaaggtcattccaggagaggctttaacaagtcaacataggttggtggtcttggatgtcaagtttaggaacaattcaagtaaggtcagaagaaatagtgtagctcgaacaaagtggtgggagtttaaaggagtaaagcaagtgaagttcaaaaatgagcttctcgagtccgaagtatggaagctagatatggaggccaatgatatgtggatacagatggcatcaaagattagagaagtagctagaaaagtacttggagagtctaaaggacatggaccaccctcaaaagagagatggtggtggaatgaggaagtacaaaaggcagtgaagagaaaaaggaaatggtataagaaattacctaaatgtgataataatgaagcatatgaacagtacaagatagcaaagaaagaggcaaaaaaggcagttagtcaagtaagagcacaggcctttgaaaagttatatgagaaacttggaactaaagaaggggagaaagatatttatagattagcaaggagtagagaaaggaaatgtcaagatctcaatcaagttaggtgcattaaggataaagaaggaaaagtgttggtgaaagatgaggacattaaagaaagatggagaaattattttaatgatctctttaataatagtcaaaatggtaatagcgtgaatatagattatagaacaatagaaaagaatgtaaattatactagaaggattcgatttttagaagtaaaggaagcacttaagagaatgaaagtgggtaaagcctgtggacccgatgaaataccaattgaagtgtggaagtatttgggagatatgggagtggcatggttaactaaattatttaataagattctaaactcaaagaaaatgcctgatgaatggaggaagagtattttagtacttatttttaaaaataagggagacatatagagttgctcaaactataggggaattaaactcatgagccatactatgaagttgtgggagagagtggtggagcatcgactacgtcatgatacttctatctctctcaatcaatttggtttcatgcccggtctttcaactatggaagcgatctttcttattagaagcttgatggagaaatatagagatgtgaagaaagatctacacatggtttttattgatttggagaaggcttatgatagtgttccaagagaggtcttatggaatgtgttagaacaaaagagggtatctattaggtacatacaagtattgaaagatatgtatgaaggagcaactactattgtgcgcacagtgggaggggacacaagagattttccgatctcaattggattacaccaaggatcagccataagcccttacctttttatattagttttagatgaactgacgaaacatatacaagagagtattccttggtgcatgatgtttgcggatgatattgttctgatagatgagacacgagaaggagtcaatagaaagctagaactttggagaagtactctagagtcaaagggttttaagttaagtagaacaaagacagaatacatgcattgcaagttcagtgaaggcaaaactggtgatagggagggagttagtttgaatggagtggtactgttacaaagtaatcactttaaatatctaggctcagtccttcaagtagatgggggatgtgaggaggatgttagtcataggattaaagccggatggttgaagtggagacgtgccacgggagttttatgtgatcgtaagattcccaataaattgaaaggaaaattttaccgtctgaccatacgatggctatgttatatggtagtgagtgttgggcactgaaagagtcgcatgcatataagataagagttgcagagatgagaatgttaaggtggatgagtggccatactagactagataaagtccgtaatgagagtattagagaaaaggtaggagtggttccaattgaagataagttgagagaagggagattgaggtggtttggtcatgtgaagcgtagacatacggaggctccagttagacaagtagagcacattaggttagaggatagaaagaaaaaaaggggtagacctaaattgacttggaggagagtagtacaacatgacttagaagcattacacatttctgaggatttaacccaaaattgttcagagtggaaaaagcgaatccatatagccgaccccaaatttttgggataaaggcttagttgagttgagttgagttgagttgcttTGTTCATAggtcaaatgttgagaaactagAACCTAAGGCCCAAAAATGTGTGTTTGTGGGCTATTCTAGCACTTAAAAGGGTTAGAAGTGTTATCATCCTCCCTTTAGGAAATATTTTATAAGTATGGATGTTACCTTTACGGAACTTGAACCTTGTTTCCAATCACCTCTTCAGGGGGAGCATAATAAGGAAGA carries:
- the LOC131183168 gene encoding uncharacterized protein LOC131183168; its protein translation is MEANDMWIQMASKIREVARKVLGESKGHGPPSKERWWWNEEVQKAVKRKRKWYKKLPKCDNNEAYEQYKIAKKEAKKAVSQVRAQAFEKLYEKLGTKEGEKDIYRLARSRERKCQDLNQVRCIKDKEGKVLVKDEDIKERWRNYFNDLFNNSQNGNSVNIDYRTIEKNVNYTRRIRFLEVKEALKRMKVGKACGPDEIPIEVWKYLGDMGVAWLTKLFNKILNSKKMPDEWRKSILVLIFKNKGDI